The sequence AATTGTATCTAAAACTGTTGGTATTGTTTTACCATTTCTTAATGTAGTAGTAGAATCATTTTTAGGATCACAACCTACTTGCATTACACTATAACCTAAATCAGATAATGCTGCTGATAAATTTGATGTTGTCGTTGACTTTCCAATTCCTCCTTTTCCATAAATCGCTATTTGTTTCTTTACACCCATATTATCTAAAACTCCAATAATTTCTTTTTCAAATTAAAATGTTATATAATTATTTTAAATTAATATAAAAAGTTTAAACTGTATACAATACAATTTAACCCATAATCTTATGTTTTGTTTAATTAAATAATTTAAAAGTAGAATTATTTACTTAAAATCTATAAAGTAAATATTCTATTTAAATTCAATTAATTTATATACTAATCCTCAAGGTAATACTAAAAATCATAAATCTAATTTAAGATATCTTTATATCACCATTAAATCCATTTACAATGGACCAACAAATGTAGATACTAAATCTTCAAATAAAGTTAATCCACCATAATAACCAGAATAATGATTTACAAGAACAGAATTACCATATATTGGGAATGAAGCATTTATATGACATGCCCCAAATTCTTCAAGTGAAGTAGGTTCTTCAAGAGAACTTGAAAGTAAAAATGAAAATGGTCTGTCTTTAAGATTATTCCTAATTTTATATGTATCTGCTTCAAATACAATATCTGGTTTTACAGTAGATTCTAAAGTATTGTTTATTTCATCTACAATTTTCTGTCTAACCTCTTTAGGTGGATTATCTGTTATTTGTACAATATCTGGAAGGTATCCTACCTCATTTGTTAAAAATTTAGTATAGCCTACTGCATAGGAACTATCAGCAGCTACTGCAAAATATTGATTTGGACGACATAAAATAATAGCATCTCCAGGATACTCAAATAATTGATAATACCATTCTTCTTTCTCTTTAATGTATTCTTCAACTTTATCAATATCTAAATCAAGTTGTTCTGCTACACGATATATAAATGAAGAAGTTTGTTTTGATCCAATAGGTATACCAGGGAAAGTAATAAATGGAGTTCCAAATTTATCATGCAATTTTTCTGCAGCTCTTACTCCAATCCATGGATTAAGAACAATATTAAGTTCAGCACTTGGAACATTTTTAAGATTAGTTAAACCATCACCTTCACCAAAGATAATATTTGCTTTAACACCAATTTCTTTAAAGATTTTTTTAATTTCATAAAGATCTCCTTTCCAAAAAACATTATTATAAGGAACTACTCCTAAGATATTTACAGTTCCTTTTTCTATTTCTTTTTCTTCAAGAATATCACTCTCATCAATTAAAGAATCCCAAAACAAATTATAACCTTCATAAGAATTTGCTTTAAATCCAGGAGCATTTACATGAATAATTGGATATTGATATTTATAATTATCAACAACACTATCAACATCATCACCAATTAATGAAGGAACACAACCAGAGATTACAACATAAAAGTTTGAATTAGATACTTTAATTGTAGAATCAATAATATTATCTAATTTTTCTTCTCCACCTAAAATTACATGTTCTTCTACAAGACAAGAACAAGGAGTAGCAGTACCTCCTTTATTTGCACCACAAGCTTCTCCTCCAGCATATAATGTTCCAAATAAGTGTCCAACACCACAACCTGCACCAGAATGTAAAATAGGTACTGCATTATTAAGTCCAAGAACTGTTCCATATACTCCAGATAATGCACAACCATATCTTGGTGCTTCTACAGAATCACGTTCAAAACTATCTATATTAGATTTTGCATGATATTTTTCTGAAATTGTTAAATTATCTTCTGCGTTTTCTACCATTTTATCACCTCCTCATTTTGAATTTTGCTCAATTTGATTATCATCAATATCTTCAACAAAATACAATGGATTATCTTGTTCATACCACCAATCTTTATAAGCTGGTTTAGATTTTTCAGATAATGTTTTTTGATAAGATTTATTTTGGAATGCTTTTAATAAAAACTCACCAAATGCTACAGCACCAGAATATGCAGTTTGTGCACTTGCTGGATCTGGATCTCCTCTTAAAGAATGGATTCTTGTAACTTGAGTATCTCTTTTCCAACTTCCACCTTGGAATGGACAAGTTAAGGTTAAATCTGGTTTTAAATTAGATGTTACATTAGCTTGTTCTGCAGCTTGGAAAGTATTTACCATAATATTAAAATCACCAGTTCTTTCAATAATATCTGCTAACTCATCAATTAATAATTCATCAAAATCTTGACTCATTGCTGCAGGTGCTTGAAGACCTAATTCATCAAAATAAGGCATTTGTGAAACAAGCCTTCCTTGACCTAAAGCACCTAAAACTCTTACTTTTTCTCCAGTTTTACGTTCACGAGCAATATCTAAAAATTTATTTCTAATATTGTTTAATTTAGGTTCCCATTTAGCATGTTCTTCTTTAATTAATTCTTCAACTTCTTTTTCTTTACCTGTATATTTAGCTATATTTCTTAACCATTCATCAGTATTAGCAAATCCTGTTGGTGTAGGATATAAGAAATATGGAACACCAAATTTTTGTTCTAAACCTCTAGATAAATAATCTGTAAATGTTGGACAAATCGGTGCAGTAACTGCAGCTTCTGATAATTTCTCAAATTGTTCTACTGTTGCAAATTCTGGAATAAAATTAACTCTAAGACCTAATTTACCAAGTAATCTTTTAATTTCTAATCTATCCTGCCAAGTATAAGATAACATACTTGCAACATTTACCAAATCTTTTTGTTTTTTCTCAGGTTCTTTTACTAAGTATTTTAATACTGCATGCCAAAATGCATCATAACCTGTTTGTACAAGTCTACTTCTTACACCTTCACAATGAACAGGTACAATAGTAGCATCTACTTCAGGTTGAACTTCTTCAACAGTTCCTTCAATATCTTCACCAATAATTCCAGTAGTACAAGAAGTAAGTATAAATATAGCTTTAGGATTGTATCTTTCCTGTGCTTCTAAGATTGTTTTTCTTAATTTTTCACCAGCACCATATACTACATCATCTTGTTGGAGATTAGTAGTCATCCAATTTAATTTATAATGAGCAGGTCTTCCAAGTTCCTCAGGAACTCCTCTAAATAGCTCTCTATAACCAAGTGCAGATGAAGAACAACCAACAGGTGCATTAAATATAACAACTGCATCACGTATAGTACTTACTCTTACTGCAAGATAAAAGT is a genomic window of Methanobrevibacter wolinii SH containing:
- a CDS encoding nitrogenase component 1 translates to MVENAEDNLTISEKYHAKSNIDSFERDSVEAPRYGCALSGVYGTVLGLNNAVPILHSGAGCGVGHLFGTLYAGGEACGANKGGTATPCSCLVEEHVILGGEEKLDNIIDSTIKVSNSNFYVVISGCVPSLIGDDVDSVVDNYKYQYPIIHVNAPGFKANSYEGYNLFWDSLIDESDILEEKEIEKGTVNILGVVPYNNVFWKGDLYEIKKIFKEIGVKANIIFGEGDGLTNLKNVPSAELNIVLNPWIGVRAAEKLHDKFGTPFITFPGIPIGSKQTSSFIYRVAEQLDLDIDKVEEYIKEKEEWYYQLFEYPGDAIILCRPNQYFAVAADSSYAVGYTKFLTNEVGYLPDIVQITDNPPKEVRQKIVDEINNTLESTVKPDIVFEADTYKIRNNLKDRPFSFLLSSSLEEPTSLEEFGACHINASFPIYGNSVLVNHYSGYYGGLTLFEDLVSTFVGPL
- a CDS encoding nitrogenase component 1, whose amino-acid sequence is MSQENHFNHSNMQCNQGNYKLSPCKRRKIKEILGIDIDHKPPVQDITLDKITSPNREQRAHGTNIYYGKASKLLDDAINENVHIKERKFQQSGGCVLNFYLAVRVSTIRDAVVIFNAPVGCSSSALGYRELFRGVPEELGRPAHYKLNWMTTNLQQDDVVYGAGEKLRKTILEAQERYNPKAIFILTSCTTGIIGEDIEGTVEEVQPEVDATIVPVHCEGVRSRLVQTGYDAFWHAVLKYLVKEPEKKQKDLVNVASMLSYTWQDRLEIKRLLGKLGLRVNFIPEFATVEQFEKLSEAAVTAPICPTFTDYLSRGLEQKFGVPYFLYPTPTGFANTDEWLRNIAKYTGKEKEVEELIKEEHAKWEPKLNNIRNKFLDIARERKTGEKVRVLGALGQGRLVSQMPYFDELGLQAPAAMSQDFDELLIDELADIIERTGDFNIMVNTFQAAEQANVTSNLKPDLTLTCPFQGGSWKRDTQVTRIHSLRGDPDPASAQTAYSGAVAFGEFLLKAFQNKSYQKTLSEKSKPAYKDWWYEQDNPLYFVEDIDDNQIEQNSK